The Ahaetulla prasina isolate Xishuangbanna chromosome 14, ASM2864084v1, whole genome shotgun sequence genome includes a region encoding these proteins:
- the LOC131185080 gene encoding major facilitator superfamily domain-containing protein 1-like: protein MAEAAAEKAYYRFLVLFFNCLLTFGSYFCFDIPSVLQEQFQGNLTCPNGTQHNGTEHNATTDCVEGLGMTPEEYNLLYAIYAWTNALVVIVAGFLIDKLGNRFGVFVFSFLTVLGSSIFALGSHLKGTPYLLPLMLTGRLLFGSGNGSLTIVQNRITAFWFKGKELALAFGLTLSFSRLGSVLNFFFTQQFESHFGIQWTLWGGALLCVLGFISAITVSVLDKVGTKQLGLDGVLQQESKKVKVQDIRHLPLRYWLLVLTIMFFYNGIFPFVADASKFIQDKYPGYSQQAAAYIAGAVYDSSLVLSAAVGILIDYIGLRGVFAVGCAVLTLPVFALLAFTFVPPLVSTIWLGITYSFAAASMWPSIPLVVPQATLGTAMGLATSVQMIGIGLSNVIVGRILGTKSSELKIPLWRWQQMMIFMLANTVACIGTSVCLNIVDKKQGGTLNRSTKRSPTEAVAQPPVDAAPLLNEAEEPLSVN from the exons ATGGCGGAAGCGGCGGCCGAGAAAG CTTATTACAGATTCCTCGTGCTTTTCTTCAACTGTCTCTTGACCTTTGGCTCCTACTTCTGTTTTGACATTCCCAGTGTCTTGCAAGAACAGTTTCAAGGG AATCTAACCTGCCCCAACGGAACTCAACACAATGGCACCGAACATAACGCAACGACTGATTGCGTGGAAGGGCTTGGAATGACTCCTGAAGAGTACAATCTTCTCTATGCCATCTATGCCTGGAC TAATGCACTGGTGGTGATTGTGGCTGGCTTCCTGATTGACAAACTGGGAAACCGCT TTGGTGTCTTTGTTTTCTCGTTCCTGACTGTCTTGGGATCATCCATTTTTGCCCTGGGCTCCCACCTAAAAGGAACTCCGTACCTCTTGCCCCTGATGCTAACGGGCAGGTTGCTTTTTGGTTCTGGAAATGGATCGCTTACAA TTGTGCAGAACCGCATCACCGCCTTTTGGTTCAAGGGGAAAGAGCTGGCGCTCGCCTTCGGGctgactctctctttctcccgtcTCGGCAGCGTCCTCAACTTCTTTTTCACCCAACAGTTTGAAAGCCATTTTGGGATCCAGTGGACCCTTTGGGGAG GAGCTTTGTTATGCGTCCTGGGCTTTATTTCAGCCATCACCGTTAGCGTGCTGGACAAAGTGGGCACGAAGCAGCTCGGCTTGGATGGAGTTCTCCAACAAGAATCCAAGAAAGTG AAAGTTCAAGATATCCGGCACTTACCCCTTCGCTACTGGCTTTTGGTCCTTACTATAATGTTCTTCTACAATGGGATCTTCCCTTTTGTGGCTGATGCAAG tAAGTTTATCCAAGATAAGTATCCTGGCTACAGTCAACAGGCAGCTGCTTATATAGCTGGAGCGGTTTATGACAGCTCTCTCGTGCTCTCGGCGGCTGTTGGCATACTCATC gattATATTGGGCTGAGGGGTGTGTTTGCTGTCGGTTGTGCGGTGCTAACATTGCCCGTATTTGCTCTCTTGGCCTTCACATTCGTTCCCCCACTAGTCTCCACCATCTGGTTAGGAATCACCTATTCCTTTGCAGCC GCCAGCATGTGGCCTTCAATCCCACTTGTGGTTCCTCAAGCAACATTGGGAACAGCTATGGGGCTGGCGACATCCGTGCAAATGATCGGTATTGGCCTCTCTAATGTGATCGTGGGACGGATCTTGGGAACAAAGTCCAG TGAACTGAAGATCCCCTTATGGCGCTGGCAACAGATGATGATCTTCATGCTGGCCAACACCGTTGCTTGCATTGGGACCTCTGTCTGCCTTAACATAGTAGATAAGAAGCAG GGTGGCACGTTGAACCGCTCGACCAAGCGCTCGCCAACCGAGGCAGTGGCCCAACCGCCTGTTGACGCAGCTCCCCTTCTCAATGAGGCGGAAGAACCACTATCTGTCAACTAA